A region of Streptomyces cinnamoneus DNA encodes the following proteins:
- the rplE gene encoding 50S ribosomal protein L5 — protein MTATTNAPRLKLRYREEIVGKLREEFSYENIMQVPGLTKIVVNMGVGDAARDSKLIEGAIRDLTTITGQKPAVTKARKSIAQFKLREGQPIGAHVTLRGDRMWEFLDRTLSLALPRIRDFRGLSPKQFDGRGNYTFGLTEQVMFHEIDQDKIDRVRGMDITVVTTATNDDEGRALLRHLGFPFKEA, from the coding sequence ATGACTGCCACCACCAACGCGCCGCGTCTCAAGCTGCGCTACCGCGAAGAGATCGTCGGCAAGCTGCGTGAGGAGTTCTCGTACGAGAACATCATGCAGGTTCCCGGCCTCACCAAGATCGTGGTCAACATGGGTGTGGGCGACGCCGCCCGCGACTCCAAGCTGATCGAGGGTGCGATCCGCGACCTCACCACGATCACGGGCCAGAAGCCCGCCGTCACCAAGGCTCGCAAGTCCATCGCGCAGTTCAAGCTGCGTGAGGGCCAGCCGATCGGCGCCCACGTCACCCTCCGTGGTGACCGCATGTGGGAGTTCCTGGACCGCACCCTGTCGCTCGCGCTGCCGCGCATCCGCGACTTCCGTGGTCTGTCCCCGAAGCAGTTCGACGGTCGGGGCAACTACACCTTCGGTCTCACGGAGCAGGTCATGTTCCACGAGATCGACCAGGACAAGATCGACCGCGTCCGGGGTATGGACATCACCGTGGTGACCACGGCGACCAACGACGACGAGGGCCGCGCCCTCCTTCGTCACCTCGGCTTCCCGTTCAAGGAGGCGTAA